The nucleotide window ATACTCCACTCAGCACCGACTTACGGGCGAGCAGCACCACAGCGGTTCTGTCGTCCCGTAGGAACGGGCACGCCAGGAACGCCAACGGGAGGCACGTCAGGCATACAGGGGGCGCGTCGGTCGTGATCCGGTTGAGCGGTGTCGGTTCCTCCCCCGGCCGCTCCCACTCCACGAACAGCGCGCCCGTGTCGGTCTCGGCCGGTTTCGCGCATACCTGGCACAGCAGCCCTTCCATGCACTCGCGCTGTCGCAGCGGGTCCATGGAAGCCCACATGACGCGCCCGCGCTCGCTCTCGGGCGGACGGGTCATGCGGGCCCACAGATTGCCGTGCGCGTCCCGGTCGTCCGGGCGAGGGTGTGTATACGCGATGTGGGGAACGCCGTTGCGCGGTACCTCCAAGCACATGTCGGACTCACGGGGGCCAAGCTCGTTGCTGTAGGCGGCGACGTAGGGAACGAGAGCGGGCACGGCTGAACTCTCTGCGTGAGGGCGGAAAGGGACGCCCCGCCCATGTGCCACCAGGGCAGTACACGAGCGGGGCGGCGGAACCTTGCACAGTGCGCACCGTGGGTTGGTCCCTCATCCGTTGCTGAACACGCCCAGCGGCCCCGCAACGGGTCTTGCAACCCGCTTGCGCCGCTCGTCCCCCGTGAGGGGGCGGTGCGGTCGGAACGGGCGTCTGTGGGGCTGGTGAGGGCTAGGCTCCGGTCATGCCCGAGCCTTTCGTGAACGGCGACGTACACCACCGCGCGTGCGGCATCTGTCCGTCCCGCGTCCACGCTGTTGGAGAGTTCGACGTGTTCGAGCGCCCGACTGCGGAATGCCCGTTCAACAAGGCTGACGGGCACCGGTACTTGAGCGACGGGACACCGGTCTGTGTCCACCCCGAAAAGGTCGGGCTGCCCGCGAGGCGCTACAAGAGCGAGAACGCCCCGCTGACTGTCGAGCTGCAACTACCGCCCGACCCTTCCGCGGTGGTGCCGTACTTGCATGACGTGCTGTACGGCGCGGCCCCGGTCCTGCTGGACGACCTGATCTCTCAGGCACAGCAGCAGATCCGGCAGCACTTCCCGGAGTTGGACCCGCTCGCGGTCATGCGGCAGGCACTCAGCTAGCCGCTACGCGGGGACGGGCTCGAACGTGATGCTGTGCGCGAGGCCCATCCGGCGGAAGCCCGCCGCCTCGTACTTCGCCCGCAGGATGCCGAGCCGGCGAGCAACCTCGGCGTGCGTGATCCAGTACCGGGCGGGCGGCTCGCCCCACGCGGCGCGGTACGCCTGGTGGGTGTAGTCGTCCCGCGTCCAGTCGGTGTGTTCCTGGTCGGTCTGGTGGATGATCTGCGCGCCGACCCTGGCCGTGATCCGGGCGAGGATCTGCGGCTGAGCGATCATCGCGTGTGTCATCTCGTCCACGGGCACGGCGACGGGGATTTCCGCCGCGCGCTCGTCGCCGGTCGCCTCGAACACTGCGGCCTTGAGGCAGAGCGCCCGCAGACCCTCGGTGAACAGCGGGGCCGCGTCGTCGGCCTGGTCGTACTCACTGATGACCGGACCGCCGGAAAAGCACGTCCAGTCTTCGTCATAGCGCAGGCTCGCGGCCCTGAACGCGGCGAACTCCGGATCGGCCGCAACGGCCGTCAGGATTTCGCGTGCGCGCTCTGCGGTGCGCTCGGCATGGGGAAGGGTGTTCACGACTGTTCTCCTTCGGTCATGGTGCGCGGTTGGACTCGGTGTCGAGCGGCCCGCCCTGATCACAGAAAGGGAATGAGCCAACCCGACGTGCGACGGGCCTTCCTGTGGCTCGTGTGACCAGGGCGGGGGTTTGTGGACTGTCCGTCATCGGCGGGCAGTGTCGGGCTGGACTCAGGCGGGGGCACAGCCACGGGCCACACGGTCAAGGTGAAGCGGCACCCCCTGTCAGGAATGACCACAGACAGGGGTGCGCCGTCCTTGAGCTGGTCCCGCGCGGCCTGGTGCTCCTCGGGGTCCTCGGCCCAGAAGCGCAGTTCCGTGGGGCAGTCGGGCACGGGCACGGTGTCCACCCGCATCCACGGCATGACCCACGCGGAGCGCCCGGGGTCGGGGTCGAGCCGGTCCGCGATGCGCTCGGCCTCGCCCTGTAACCACCGCAGCGCGAATTTCGGCGAGATCGTTCGGAAGGTGCCGAGCACGTACGCGACCGTTTCGCGCGTCCCGTACACCTCGCCTTCCGCGAGCACTTCGCACCAGTAGGCCCGAACCGGTATCCCCGTGGCGGACCGCTCGGGGTTCCCCGTTGCCGTTCGTGCGTGCGTCTCCATGTTCGGGCCCTCCTCGCGGTGTCATCCCTTGCGGTGGTGCTTGCTCGCACTAGGCAACCGTCTGACCACACACAGCGGTACCGTTGGGAAGAGGGCAGGAGTTAAGAGCGTTAAGCGGTGAGAGCACGGGAGTTGGGGCCAGTGACGACACGACAGCCGAACACCGGACTTGAGCGGCTGTACCGCGAGAGCGGGTGGACCCTGCGGCAGTTCGCCCAAGAGGTCAACCGCATCGGAACCGAACGCGGAACCCCGCTGAAGTACCAACAGCCCTCAGTTCACCAGTGGTTGAGCGGACACCTGCCGAAGGAGTCTGTCCGGCCGCTGATTCTGGAAGCGCTAGCCCGGAGACTGCTCCGCCCCATCACTCACGCCGAAGTGGGATTCCCCGCGCCCCCGAAAACGTCGAACAGCCACCCGACTACCGTGGAAGGGCTGATCGACCTCGGGAGGCAAGACATGGACCCATCACGCCGAAGCGTTCTGAGTGCAGGGCTGTTCTCTGTCGCGCTGACCGTTCCCGGATGGCCGGATGTAGTGGGCCGCATGGAAGCGGTTCAGGCTGGAAAGGTCCAGCGGATAGGAATGGCCGAAGTGAATATGGTCATCTCCATGACAGAGCGCGTATCTGACTTGGATGACCAATTCGGGGGGAGGCACGCTCGGCCGATGGCAGCCGCATTCCTCGTGAATACGGTGGCCCCGTACCTTCGAGCTGACGCTAAAGACGATGCACGCAAGGCCATGATGTCGGCTGCTTCCGATCTGTGTTACCTCACCGGATATATGGCGGTTGATGAGGGAATTCATGGCCTGGCGCAGCAGTACTACTTGAAAGCGCTGGAACTGGCAGGGTCCTCGGAAGATCACCTCACCTACTGCACGACGTTGCGGGGCATGAGCGTCCAAGCCGTTGACCTACGGCACGGAAAGGCAGCCATGCGTCTTGCGGACGCCGCTGCCTCCGCCTCTCCGCAGGCAGGGCCCCGCATGCGGGCATTCTTGGCCGGTCAGCAAGCGCACGCAGCTGCGCAACTTGGCGAGCGAACGAAAGCGCTCATGTACCTTCGTGAGGCAGAGGTAGCGATGGAGAAAGCCGAGTCTCAGTCATCGACTTTTGGTTCATACAATCCCTCATCGCTTACTTATCATGCAGGTCAGGTTCGCTACGAACTGGGAGACGTTCGCGGATCAGTCAAAGAACTTGAGGAGTCCGATAAGCTGCGACACGGCTCCTTCAAAAGGAACCGAATTCGCTATCTCTCAATGCTTGCTGAACGTCAACTTGAGATCGGTCACCTTGAAAGTGCGTGCGCCACATGGAGCAAAGTCGTGGAAATCTATCCGCACGTACAATCGGGGCAATGCGATCAGAGCATTTCCGCAATGCAGGCTCGGATTCGCCCATATCTGAACAATCAAGACGCACGGTCCCTCTATGAGCGTGCACGTCTTGTTGCCCCTGTGTCGGTAACTGTTTGAGCCGGAATAGGAAAAGCCCCCGCACGCGTCGCCCTGGTGTGGGTGACGAGCACGGGGGCTCTCTATCACTTCGGGTCAGTCCCAAACGTCAGCGTCGGGCTCGGGGCAAGGCAGTAATACGCATTCTCACGCCCACCGAAACGGCCTAATGAGCCACGCGAGTCTTTTGCCTCCCTGCCGCTCTGGAACGTGAGGGATCGGGAGTACCCCCCTGGCTCAGAACGGCGGACGCTCGGACGCCTCACGCCGTGAACGTGCTTCGGCAGCGAATCCGCCCGGCTGATTGCGTGCTGTCTCGCGGTTATGGCAAGCCGAACACAAAGGCCGAAGGTGCTTCGCAGCATCCGGATTCTTCTCGCCTCGCGCGATCAACTCACGCCGACTTAAAGGGAAATGGTCCGCCACATTCGCGGACTGGCCACACAGTACGCACCATGGGTTCGCGTACAGGTAAGCCTTGCGGATGCGCTGCCACTGCGTGGTGTATACAGCGCCACCGCGTGAGGCACGGTCCTTATTCGCCTGCCGCTGGTGTGCCTTGCAGCGGCCCCCTGCCGTCAGCTCGGGACACCCGGGTATCGGGCAGGGGGTGCGGGGCTTACGCGGCATGGGGGGTATCCGGCGGGATAACCGGGGGGTCGATTACGGACCCGTCCTGAAGGCGGGGTGTGATATCCAGGAACGTGAGCCGGCGAGGGTCGCCCGGGTCGCGCATGTACTGAATCCCGCGTGGCATGGCGGTCCCGCCTTCGGGGTTTCCGCTCGGCGAATCGGACCACACGGGGCGGCCCTCGGCATCGCGCGGAAAGTACGGGTAATCCCCATTCGGTCCGGGGTCGAGTGCGTCAGTCGCCATGGTCAGTTCGTTCCCGAAATGTAGGTGTCGCGCTTGTCTGTCAGTTCCTGGTCGAACTCGGCACCGAGTTCGGCAGCCTTTCGGTCTGCGTGCGACACCATGTCTTCCAGCAACATCGCGTCATACCAGCGCTGTTCGGGAACGGTCTGCACCTCACCCAATGCTGTCTGCGCACGCTGCGCCTCAGTCAGTACGTGCCCGCGCTTGTGGCGGGCTGCCCGGTATTCGACGTATGCCGCGAACCAGGGCTCTGCGGAAAGGGCAGCGAGGAAGGTTTCCCGCGCGGTGTCACCGGAGTTGGTTGCATCGTCGGCGCGCTCGCGCCACGTCTCAACAACCTCACGGTTGTACTCTGCGGCGCGTTCCGCACGCCGTGCCGATTCCGCTTCCTGCGCTGCCCGCAACTGTGCTTCAGCGTCCGCAAGTGGGGCGGAAGCCTTCTCTGCCTGTGCCCGCAGCTTCGCGACTCGCTCGGCTGCCTTCTGAATGTCGGTCGTCATAATCAGTTGTTCCCCTTCGTCACGTCGCGGCCGTGCTCGGTTGCAATCTTCTTGTCGTTCTCGTAGTAGCCAAGGCTCATCCGTACGGAAGTTCCCATCGTCTCGAATACCTCGGGGTTAGAGTCGCGCAGTTCGGCGAGCGCTTCCATGCGCTCATCGCGCTTGAATGCATCGGTGCGAATCTTGCTCTTATCCCGCTTTCCGTCCAGGAATTCGACCTGTCCGAGAAATTCACTCATGGTTGCTTCCTTACTGTATGTTCGGGCATGAAAAAGCCCCTGCGTATGGAACGGCAGGGGTTCGTGGTTGGAACTCTGAATTACGCTGGAACTCTTTCCGGCGCGCCGATTAGCGCCCGCGCAGCCATCTGCGTGGCCTGGTACACGTCCGTGCGGCAATCCGCCGAGCAGTAGAGCGGGCGACGCCCCCGCCCGACGTAGTGCAGTTTGTTCGAGCAGTTCGGGTGCGCGCAGCCGGAACCCGTGTCCTCGGCGCGCTGCCGTGCGTCGGCCACGAGAGCAAGAGTTGTGCGCGCGGCGGCCTGGTCGCCGTTCAGTGCGTCCCGTGCGGCGCTTTCAGCGCGTCGCAGCAGCGCGCAGACCTCTATGTGTCGTGTGGTGTCCATCGTTCCTCACTGAGGCAGGGAGAGCGCCGTACAGGCACTCTCAGGGGTTGGGGGAGCGGAGACCGCCCCCCGTGTCGGCGGTCCGCGAACATGGGCCGCTTCCTGGTTCCCCGGTAGTAGGGACCGAGGAGTTCCCGCAAATTTATTCAAGGCGGGCGAATCGGACACCAAGTGTGATGCACGCAACATTTCAATGCCTTCGAATCGTTGAAACAGCACAAACAGCAGTGGCTAGCGGCGGAGGGGTGTTGCGATGACGAGATGACCCCGCTTCTCTCTTCTCTCTAGGTTTTTCTTGGCTATCCCAAAAACTGTCGAAGTTCGACACCCTCAACACCTTTTCGCCTCTCGCTGTCCAGCGGCCCCGCCAAAGGCGAGCCAGCAAGAGAAACCACGTGCGCCCGTTGGCGGGCACGTCAGAGCCCCGGCAGACCCGAGGACCGTCCGGGGCTCTGGAGGGGCGTAGGAGGCGTTCTGGGGCTATGCGGCCACCAGTTCGCGAGCGGGCTCGGCCCCGGTGGCGGGCTCGACCAGACGCACGCTCGCGCCCGGGGTCGGGGAGTCTCCGCGCACTTCGGACGCAAGCTCGGTGACCTCTCCCGCGAGTGCTTCCGCTGCGGGGTCCAGCTCACCGGACATGGTGAAGTCCACGCGCCGTACGTCGAGCTTGCGCCAACCGCCACGGACACCGCGCCGCACGTCGAGCCGAATACCTGCTTCGTTCAGCATCGCGCGCCGTCCCGCCGTGTCCTTCTCCGCCCACTCGTCCGCGAACGTCCGTCCCGTATTCGTGACGATGCGCTGCGGCTCGACCTTTTCGGCTGCCTCCAGCGTGGCTATGCGGTTGTCGAGCGCGTCCGCACGCTTCTGCCACTCGGCCGCAGCGTGCTTGGACTTCTGGCGTCCCTCTTGCTCCTGGTGCTCCGCGAACTCCGCGATCGTGGCGAGTAGTTCGGGTTCGGGGTCGTACCCGGGAATCTCGACTACGTGTGTCGTCTGGACCGGACCGACCACCCGCAGGAACTCGGCTTCAACGTACTCATCCACCCACGATGCCCGGATGTTCGCGGGCAGCGCGCACAGGTCGCCCCGCGCGTGGCTGTTGCACTTGTAGAACGGGTTCACGCTCGCGCCGTTCTTCGTGGGCTTGGACATGTACATACGGCCCCCGCACGAGTCGCAGTGGATCACGCGCAACAGCAGCGCGTCCGTGTCCTTGCGCTCCCCGTTCTCGATGCTGCGGGAGTCGAGCAACGCGCCGATGCGGTCGAACTCGGTACGCGTCATGATCGGCGTTTCCGTGCTCATGATCGGGTCGCCCTCGGCATCGCGCACGGGCTTGCCCTTGTGCATCTTCCAGCCGAGCAACGTCGGGTTGCGGAGCATCCGAGAGATAACGGCGGGGGTCCACTTAAACACGTCACGCACAACGTGCGACCCC belongs to Streptomyces finlayi and includes:
- a CDS encoding tetratricopeptide repeat protein, yielding MTTRQPNTGLERLYRESGWTLRQFAQEVNRIGTERGTPLKYQQPSVHQWLSGHLPKESVRPLILEALARRLLRPITHAEVGFPAPPKTSNSHPTTVEGLIDLGRQDMDPSRRSVLSAGLFSVALTVPGWPDVVGRMEAVQAGKVQRIGMAEVNMVISMTERVSDLDDQFGGRHARPMAAAFLVNTVAPYLRADAKDDARKAMMSAASDLCYLTGYMAVDEGIHGLAQQYYLKALELAGSSEDHLTYCTTLRGMSVQAVDLRHGKAAMRLADAAASASPQAGPRMRAFLAGQQAHAAAQLGERTKALMYLREAEVAMEKAESQSSTFGSYNPSSLTYHAGQVRYELGDVRGSVKELEESDKLRHGSFKRNRIRYLSMLAERQLEIGHLESACATWSKVVEIYPHVQSGQCDQSISAMQARIRPYLNNQDARSLYERARLVAPVSVTV
- a CDS encoding recombinase family protein; amino-acid sequence: MEPRHDPRSSLAGTVSETRTLRGVRCVRLSVLTDETTSPERQREADDAIAAELNIDFGSGDALREAVDLDVSASKVAPFDRPALGSWLARPDEYDALVWWRFDRAIRSMSDMHDLAKWAKQHRKMLVFAEGIGGGKLVFDFRNPMDPVSELMMTFFAFAAQVESQSISDRVTGAMAAIRKMVLRWRGGGRPPYGYMPAPMPKEHGGIGWTLVPDPDAVKVIERIARELLEGATVSAVAAGLNVDGKASPRDHWAVKMERDKGGKTGGAKGSHVVRDVFKWTPAVISRMLRNPTLLGWKMHKGKPVRDAEGDPIMSTETPIMTRTEFDRIGALLDSRSIENGERKDTDALLLRVIHCDSCGGRMYMSKPTKNGASVNPFYKCNSHARGDLCALPANIRASWVDEYVEAEFLRVVGPVQTTHVVEIPGYDPEPELLATIAEFAEHQEQEGRQKSKHAAAEWQKRADALDNRIATLEAAEKVEPQRIVTNTGRTFADEWAEKDTAGRRAMLNEAGIRLDVRRGVRGGWRKLDVRRVDFTMSGELDPAAEALAGEVTELASEVRGDSPTPGASVRLVEPATGAEPARELVAA